A portion of the Blastopirellula sediminis genome contains these proteins:
- a CDS encoding DUF1559 family PulG-like putative transporter, whose amino-acid sequence MLRPIRAQRAFTLVELLVVIAIIGVLIALLLPAVQQAREAARRMQCTNHLKQLGLAMHNYESTFRLFPYGHQTEVSGNTHRRDCWYQRILPFLEQKGLSDQYEADTTEYVHQINNVISTTSIFSLTCPSDPNSPGKGANGGTTAFQGNYVVSAGPGTWSFSSTSPSTINVTAGDITGSNPGGMLFRESHTTFRDCTDGSTNTLLAAEGIVRANGTGAWGNSGGYWGGAPHGSFGFSVGETPNTSVADRNYSCKATSTPGAPNMAPCENGNSGGLAGRWNYARSYHPGGVNGCLTDGSVRFFPDTIDRQTWLRLGIRNDGQVIGEF is encoded by the coding sequence ATGCTTCGACCGATTCGTGCGCAACGAGCCTTTACGCTCGTCGAGCTGTTAGTCGTTATCGCCATCATTGGAGTGCTCATCGCGCTTCTGCTGCCTGCCGTTCAGCAAGCCCGCGAGGCCGCTCGCCGGATGCAATGCACCAACCATCTCAAGCAGCTTGGGTTGGCGATGCACAACTATGAAAGCACCTTCCGCTTGTTCCCGTACGGGCACCAGACCGAAGTCTCGGGCAACACGCATCGTCGCGATTGCTGGTACCAGCGCATCCTGCCGTTCCTCGAACAAAAGGGGCTGTCGGATCAGTACGAAGCGGACACTACCGAATACGTTCATCAGATCAACAACGTGATCTCGACCACGTCGATCTTTTCGCTCACTTGCCCTTCCGATCCCAACTCTCCCGGCAAAGGGGCCAACGGCGGCACCACCGCGTTTCAAGGGAACTATGTCGTCTCGGCAGGACCAGGCACCTGGTCTTTCAGCAGCACTTCTCCCTCGACGATCAACGTGACGGCCGGCGACATTACCGGGTCCAACCCCGGCGGCATGCTCTTCCGCGAATCGCACACCACCTTCCGCGATTGCACCGACGGATCGACCAACACGCTGCTCGCCGCCGAAGGAATCGTCCGTGCGAACGGCACCGGGGCTTGGGGCAACTCAGGCGGATATTGGGGCGGAGCGCCGCATGGCTCGTTCGGCTTCTCGGTCGGCGAAACTCCCAACACCAGCGTCGCCGATCGCAACTACAGCTGCAAAGCGACCTCGACTCCGGGTGCGCCCAATATGGCTCCCTGCGAAAACGGCAACTCCGGCGGCCTGGCCGGACGTTGGAACTACGCTCGCAGCTACCATCCCGGCGGCGTGAACGGTTGCCTCACCGACGGTTCGGTTCGCTTCTTCCCCGACACGATCGATCGGCAAACCTGGCTGCGGCTGGGCATTCGTAACGACGGTCAGGTCATCGGCGAGTTCTAA